Proteins found in one Parasteatoda tepidariorum isolate YZ-2023 chromosome 7, CAS_Ptep_4.0, whole genome shotgun sequence genomic segment:
- the LOC122270499 gene encoding uncharacterized protein, whose product MGSILQSCQLIKWDDCAMARRKALKALHHTLRDLRENETAIGSWGNSLRKKINIRILRRTQRRILLRIIRGYRTVSYDAVFVIAGLPPIDLIILNNLELKEKIKDNDCLTLDGKLPISCLPHPACRKPVIIIPYVNNVFQEYKTICFTDGSKLDGRVGLAFVIYENGTENVTAKHRLHNECTVFQAELLCINLVVKWIQNSFSENQIFKYLICTDSLSSLFLLRDTTSTEKLVVEIHSILNALENVTIHFSYVRGHSGILGNERADQLAREATCGEIDLRVSVPASHWKRIARDKIIADWNAEFLASPRSLWTKRFFPSIFHRLQCKFFATDFKLTQILTNHGNFKRYLFRFHLQTSGICACGDAEHIFLHCSLYASARMNLKTDLRRLSICWPPVLSELVKSIESLAVLQNFVFNVNL is encoded by the exons ATGGGTAGCATACTTCAATCGTGCCAACTTATTAAATGGGATGACTGTGCTATGGCACGCAGAAAAGCATTAAAGGCACTTCATCATACACTAAGAGATTTGAGAGAAAATGAAACTGCTATAG GATCTTGGGGAAACTCTTTGAGAAAGAAGATAAATATTAGAATCCTTAGAAGAACTCAAAGAAGAATTCTTCTACGAATTATTCGGGGATATAGAACTGTTAGTTATGATGCGGTCTTTGTTATCGCTGGTCTTCCGcctattgatttaattatcttaaataatctTGAATTAAAGGAGAAGATAAAAGACAACGATTGTCTAACCCTGGACGGGAAGCTTCCTATTTCATGTTTGCCCCACCCAGCATGCAGGAAACCTGTTATAATTATTCCttatgtaaataatgtttttcaggAATATAAAACTATCTGCTTTACGGATGGTAGTAAGCTTGATGGAAGGGTTGGTCttgcttttgtaatttatgaaaatggaaCAGAGAATGTTACTGCCAAGCACCGACTACATAATGAATGTACTGTTTTCCAGGCTGAACTTTTGTGTATAAACCTGGTTGTTAAGTggatacaaaattcttttagtgaaaaccaaatttttaaatatctcatttgTACAGATTCTctttcttcactttttcttttgcGTGACACGACTTCTACTGAGAAGCTTGTGGTGGAAATTCACTCGATTTTGAACGCTCTTGAAAACGtaactattcatttttcttacgtTCGTGGCCATAGCGGTATTTTGGGCAATGAAAGAGCAGACCAATTGGCTAGGGAAGCTACGTGTGGTGAAATAGACTTAAGGGTGTCTGTTCCAGCTTCTCACTGGAAGCGCATCGCTAGAGATAAAATCATTGCGGACTGGAATGCAGAATTTCTTGCTTCGCCTCGGTCGCTCTGGACGAAAAGGTTCTTTCCATCCATTTTTCACCGTTTGCAATGTAAATTCTTtgcaactgattttaaattgacccaaattttaacaaaccatggaaattttaagagatatttatttcgtttccatCTGCAGACCAGTGGAATTTGTGCTTGCGGTGATGctgaacatatttttcttcattgtagTCTGTATGCGAGTGCCcgaatgaatttaaagactGATTTGAGACGTCTTTCTATTTGTTGGCCACCTGTCTTATCAGAACtggtcaaaagtattgaaagtctTGCGGTCTtgcagaattttgtttttaatgtaaatttgtga